The genomic stretch AATTTTATCTATTATCTCTCCCTCATGATTTGACTGAAAGAATGTGAGTGAAAACTTAAATCTCTTCCCCTCCTCTTCCATTTTCCTCTGAATCCAGTCTAAACCCTTTTCACCATAAATATTTTTTTCTCTCACACCGAGCATATTCAAATTGGGTCCATTAATTACAAGTATTCTTTTCATATTTCCTCCTTAAATTCTTTCAAAAATTCTAATAAAAACTTTGTGAGTAACTTCGGCTGAAAATCCCGCTTTAAAAAAACTTCTCCAATCCTTTTTGGAAGGATTAAAGTAAGTTTCTTAAGGTTTGTTTTTTTATCCAAAAGGAGTGTCCTTATTAAATCCTCTTCCTTAAAATTAAGTATTGGCAAAAATTTATCAATATGAAAACCTAATTTTTTGTAGAGGGATACAATCCTTTCAAAATCACTATCTTTCAAGATCTTAGACCTATTTGAAATATATGCTGAAACGAGTATGCCAAATGCAACCGCCTCTCCGTGTGTTAAATTTCCAAAACCCATAATTTTTTCCATCATGTGACCTACTGTATGACCTAAATTTAAAAAAATCCTCTCTCCTTTGTTATCAAACATATCATTTTCAATCCATCTTATCTTTTCAAGAATCGAAGGATATATGAGTCTTAAAATTGTCATAAAATCAAATTTATAAGATTTCTCAAGGGTCTCAAAGATACCATTTTCAGAAAGAATCCCATACTTAAATATCTCGCCAAGA from Caldisericia bacterium encodes the following:
- a CDS encoding type II 3-dehydroquinate dehydratase, with amino-acid sequence MKRILVINGPNLNMLGVREKNIYGEKGLDWIQRKMEEEGKRFKFSLTFFQSNHEGEIIDKI